A genomic segment from Ruegeria sp. TM1040 encodes:
- a CDS encoding FAD-dependent oxidoreductase — MKLDKLRVTVVGAGIGGLAAAYLLQRAGAQVTVLEQAEEISEVGAGLQVTPNGVAVMRAMGLADDLAWCAQRARAVVLRHHREGREVLRLDLDQYAHDLRYYFVHRADLITLLADAVRRSGVQVRLLQKVNAVVPGARPKVQLANGDTCCADLVVGADGLHSRVRPALNSVAAPKFTGQVAWRATIPNRLDLAAEAQVFMGPGRHLVAYPLKDGSLVNLVAAQERRQWAEESWSHGDDPENLRRAFSMFGGAAAELLADVRDVKLWGLFRHPVAQSWGRDGVALLGDAAHPTLPFMAQGANMALEDAYALVQSLLGAEGFEAGLSAYQARRHQRVSKVVEAANGNAWKYHLRSPLSWPAHQILRVAGALAPQRMVSQFDWIYRHDETAV; from the coding sequence ATGAAGTTAGATAAACTCAGAGTAACGGTCGTTGGCGCCGGGATTGGCGGTCTGGCTGCGGCCTACCTGTTGCAACGCGCGGGCGCGCAGGTGACGGTGCTGGAGCAGGCCGAGGAAATCTCCGAGGTTGGCGCGGGCCTGCAGGTGACGCCCAACGGGGTGGCCGTGATGCGCGCGATGGGGCTCGCAGATGACCTGGCCTGGTGTGCGCAGCGTGCCCGTGCCGTGGTTCTGCGCCATCACCGTGAAGGGCGCGAGGTACTGCGGCTCGATCTTGATCAATACGCCCATGACCTGCGCTATTACTTTGTGCATCGTGCGGATCTCATCACCCTCCTGGCGGATGCGGTGCGCCGGTCAGGTGTTCAAGTGCGTCTGCTGCAAAAAGTGAACGCCGTGGTGCCGGGCGCACGTCCCAAGGTGCAACTGGCCAATGGCGATACCTGCTGCGCCGATCTGGTGGTCGGGGCCGATGGGCTGCATTCGCGTGTGCGACCTGCGCTCAATTCCGTGGCAGCGCCAAAATTCACGGGTCAGGTGGCCTGGCGGGCAACAATCCCCAACCGGCTGGATCTGGCCGCAGAGGCGCAGGTCTTTATGGGGCCTGGGCGGCATCTGGTGGCCTATCCGCTCAAGGATGGCTCCTTGGTCAATCTTGTCGCGGCACAGGAGCGGCGACAATGGGCAGAAGAAAGCTGGAGCCACGGAGACGATCCCGAGAACCTGCGTCGGGCGTTTTCCATGTTTGGTGGCGCTGCAGCAGAGCTGCTTGCGGATGTGCGTGACGTCAAGCTCTGGGGGCTGTTTCGTCATCCGGTGGCGCAAAGCTGGGGCCGCGACGGTGTGGCCTTGCTGGGGGATGCGGCGCATCCGACGCTGCCCTTTATGGCGCAGGGGGCCAATATGGCGCTCGAGGATGCCTACGCCCTGGTGCAGAGCCTTTTGGGGGCAGAGGGTTTTGAGGCGGGGCTTTCGGCCTATCAGGCGCGCCGGCACCAGCGGGTGTCAAAGGTGGTTGAGGCGGCAAATGGCAATGCGTGGAAATACCATCTGCGTTCCCCGCTGAGCTGGCCAGCGCATCAGATCCTGCGAGTAGCCGGGGCGCTGGCACCACAACGGATGGTCAGCCAGTTCGATTGGATCTATCGCCACGACGAGACGGCGGTTTGA